The following proteins come from a genomic window of Diorhabda carinulata isolate Delta chromosome X, icDioCari1.1, whole genome shotgun sequence:
- the LOC130902166 gene encoding uncharacterized protein LOC130902166 produces the protein MHRTIRSKMKETKNKWIADKCEEVEELHRKHDSVNFHRKLKEVTGTFSKNTIDSIRLALKDHQKGIKVNGTLINNIRYADDTAILGDNVEDLQELVNSVNEIGTKYGLTINAHKTKLMFIGRQQHGEAQLLVNGNNIERVNKFKYLKCMLN, from the exons atgcATAGGACCATACGTAGTAAAATGAAGGAGACGAAAAACAAGTGGATAGCTGACAAGTGTGAGGAAGTGGAGGAACTACATAGGAAACATGATTCTGtcaattttcatagaaaactaAAGGAGGTAACAGGAACTTTCAGTAAAAACACCATCGACTCGATTAGG TTGGCATTAAAAGACCATCAAAAAGGCATTAAAGTAAATGGAActctcataaataatattaggtATGCCGACGATACTGCAATACTGGGCGACAACGTAGAAGACCTACAAGAGCTAGTAAATTCTGTCAACGAAATTGGAACCAAATACGGACTCACAATAAACGCGCATAAAACCAAACTAATGTTCATAGGCAGACAACAACACGGCGAAGCTCAATTACTTGTCAATGGAAATAACATAGAAAgagttaataaatttaaataccttaaatgtatgttaaattaa